Proteins encoded together in one Ignavibacteria bacterium window:
- a CDS encoding quinol:electron acceptor oxidoreductase subunit ActD: protein MENKMVHSVTAIFDTPDEIIHASKETVKAGYKKFDTNTPYPVHGIERAMGIGSSYLGFFTLFLGLSGAAFAFAFIYWVSAIDYPLIIGGKPFFSWPAFVPVTFEVTVLSAAVGTVLTMIALFFKFPNNSHALHDTSYMKKVSSDKFGLCIVSIDKNFEETKVKDFLISIGGKDVETVYYPEKKTINPFDPKFIMLLILIAVVVSGGTYFMLNKLLFMEPFTWMAVQDRLDPQSKNIMFTDGFGMRMPVEGTVSRGHLPYEFKGLPDSAVKVIPNPLIFSKEVVAKGKEKFDTFCSPCHGYYGKGDSRLNGQFPNPPTLHSDKVRNWQDANIYHVIFNGQNAMPSYAKQLTTEEGWSIVHYIRVLQRSQNALDADVEGK from the coding sequence ATGGAAAATAAGATGGTACATTCAGTAACAGCGATATTTGATACACCGGATGAAATAATACATGCATCGAAGGAGACTGTAAAAGCAGGATACAAAAAATTTGATACTAACACTCCTTACCCTGTACACGGGATTGAGAGGGCAATGGGTATTGGTTCTTCTTATCTTGGCTTTTTCACATTGTTTCTCGGACTTTCGGGTGCTGCTTTTGCATTTGCTTTTATATACTGGGTATCTGCGATAGACTATCCTCTTATAATTGGAGGCAAGCCGTTCTTTTCATGGCCTGCGTTTGTGCCGGTGACGTTTGAAGTAACGGTCTTGTCGGCAGCTGTTGGAACTGTTCTAACGATGATAGCATTGTTCTTTAAATTTCCGAACAACTCACATGCACTTCATGATACATCATATATGAAGAAAGTTTCTTCCGACAAGTTCGGATTATGCATAGTTTCAATAGATAAGAATTTTGAAGAAACAAAAGTTAAAGACTTTCTCATAAGTATAGGCGGCAAGGATGTTGAAACGGTTTATTATCCGGAAAAGAAAACAATAAATCCTTTTGACCCTAAGTTTATAATGCTGCTTATTTTGATAGCAGTGGTTGTTTCGGGCGGTACATACTTTATGCTGAATAAGCTCCTGTTTATGGAGCCTTTTACATGGATGGCAGTACAGGACAGGCTTGACCCACAATCGAAAAACATAATGTTTACGGATGGTTTTGGAATGCGCATGCCTGTTGAAGGGACTGTATCCCGCGGGCATCTTCCTTATGAGTTCAAAGGCCTACCGGATTCGGCAGTTAAGGTTATTCCGAATCCGCTTATATTTTCAAAAGAGGTAGTTGCCAAAGGAAAAGAAAAGTTTGATACTTTCTGCAGCCCGTGTCATGGCTATTATGGCAAGGGTGACAGCAGGCTCAACGGACAGTTTCCGAATCCGCCAACGCTTCACAGCGATAAGGTTAGAAACTGGCAGGATGCGAATATATATCATGTAATTTTCAACGGACAGAATGCAATGCCTTCTTATGCGAAACAATTAACGACAGAGGAGGGCTGGTCGATTGTTCATTATATAAGGGTGCTGCAACGCTCGCAGAATGCTTTGGACGCTGATGTAGAAGGCAAGTGA
- a CDS encoding cytochrome c oxidase subunit 3: protein MSNETAVAHVHRDDEGSKMGMWLFLLTELLLFGGMFLLYASYRFMYPDAFKVAAMNLDTLIGAVNTILLLTSSLTVVIAIIALRRNQKTFSIYMLMFTVVAGGAFLVNKYFEWSAKFHHGIYPKGPAMADMSDGENIFFGLYYVMTGLHALHIVVGLVFILFMVYFIKKDKQTADNNQRLENAGLYWHLVDIIWIFLFPLFYLIH from the coding sequence ATGAGTAACGAAACAGCCGTAGCTCACGTCCATAGAGACGACGAAGGCTCTAAAATGGGAATGTGGCTCTTTTTGTTGACAGAGCTTCTTCTTTTTGGGGGCATGTTCCTTCTGTATGCATCTTACAGATTCATGTACCCTGACGCGTTTAAAGTAGCCGCAATGAACTTAGATACACTTATCGGAGCGGTTAATACAATCTTGCTGCTGACAAGCAGTCTAACGGTTGTTATTGCAATCATAGCATTAAGAAGAAACCAAAAAACCTTTAGCATATATATGCTGATGTTCACGGTTGTCGCAGGCGGTGCATTCCTGGTAAACAAATATTTTGAATGGAGTGCTAAATTCCATCACGGCATTTATCCTAAAGGACCTGCAATGGCTGATATGTCAGACGGGGAAAATATTTTCTTTGGGCTTTACTATGTTATGACAGGGCTCCATGCTTTGCATATTGTGGTCGGACTTGTCTTCATTCTTTTTATGGTCTATTTTATAAAAAAAGATAAACAAACAGCAGACAACAACCAAAGACTTGAAAACGCCGGTCTTTACTGGCATCTGGTTGATATAATTTGGATATTTTTATTTCCGTTATTTTACTTAATTCATTAA
- a CDS encoding cytochrome c: protein MIGENDNINLEVNDKKKTLLGFYGLFYVMLLVIIVVIGYSYLGKLEYFSRESLTPSSLTKDSAAVTTADLPIVKGSISAPVDLAKEIVSTPEKIAKGKTLFDANCVSCHGTEGKGDGAAGKTLNPPPRNFHDLNGWTNGATFSSMYKTLQEGITARGMASYNNLKPEERIDIILYIRTFLPNYPAIDQKEMATVDAAYSLTKGFKLPNQIPVKMAEEKLLDEKKETLTKIENVVNTISSDNSSGAVIFKRMSFDVKRSVSSMAGNMKWNENENAFVKFVTLHPLSKGFNASLNLTPEEWSAAFQYAKNMFSK, encoded by the coding sequence ATGATTGGCGAAAACGACAATATAAATCTCGAGGTAAACGACAAGAAGAAAACCCTTCTCGGATTTTATGGTTTATTCTATGTTATGCTGCTTGTAATAATTGTAGTGATTGGATATTCTTATCTGGGAAAGCTTGAGTATTTTTCAAGAGAAAGTTTAACACCTTCTTCGCTCACAAAGGATTCGGCAGCAGTAACGACTGCAGATCTGCCTATAGTGAAAGGGTCTATAAGCGCACCGGTTGACCTTGCAAAAGAGATTGTTTCAACACCTGAGAAAATTGCAAAGGGAAAGACATTGTTCGATGCTAATTGTGTGAGCTGTCATGGTACTGAAGGAAAAGGTGACGGAGCGGCAGGAAAAACGCTCAATCCACCACCCAGAAATTTTCACGACTTAAACGGCTGGACAAACGGAGCGACTTTTTCGAGTATGTATAAAACTTTACAGGAAGGCATCACCGCAAGGGGAATGGCGTCGTACAACAATCTAAAGCCCGAAGAAAGAATCGATATAATACTTTATATAAGAACTTTTTTACCGAACTATCCAGCGATAGACCAGAAGGAAATGGCCACGGTAGATGCTGCATACAGTCTCACAAAAGGTTTTAAACTACCTAACCAGATACCGGTAAAGATGGCAGAGGAAAAACTTCTGGATGAAAAGAAAGAAACATTAACAAAAATAGAAAATGTTGTAAACACAATCAGCAGCGATAATAGCAGCGGTGCGGTTATATTCAAAAGGATGAGTTTTGACGTTAAACGTTCGGTTTCTTCAATGGCAGGAAACATGAAATGGAATGAAAATGAAAATGCATTTGTTAAGTTTGTTACATTACACCCTTTATCAAAGGGTTTCAATGCGTCTTTAAATCTCACTCCAGAAGAATGGAGCGCAGCTTTTCAGTATGCAAAAAACATGTTTTCAAAATAG
- a CDS encoding SCO family protein, with amino-acid sequence MKKYLFIILLLTLSLGAGADDKKSQVGLDEKLGQNIPMNLSLLDEYGKPVKLSELTESKPFALTLVYYRCPGICSPLLTGLAKVVDLSDLTPGKDYKIITVSFDPTETYLTGSEKKKNYFEQLTKKKLENSDWRFLTADSATIAQLTDAVGFRYIKQDNEFIHSAVVTLLSPEGKITRYLNGTDFLPMDFKLGIIEASEGRVGSTISKIVSLCYSYDAEGKQYVLNITRVAGGGMVLLLGVFVVILIVKKKKN; translated from the coding sequence ATGAAGAAATATTTATTCATAATATTATTATTAACTTTATCGCTTGGCGCAGGTGCCGACGACAAAAAATCACAGGTTGGTCTTGACGAAAAACTGGGACAGAACATTCCGATGAATTTGTCTTTGCTGGATGAATACGGCAAGCCTGTTAAACTAAGCGAGCTGACAGAAAGTAAACCGTTTGCCCTTACGCTTGTTTATTACAGGTGTCCGGGGATATGCAGTCCGCTGCTGACAGGATTAGCAAAAGTGGTTGATTTGTCTGATTTAACACCGGGAAAAGATTACAAAATTATAACGGTCAGTTTTGACCCAACAGAAACATATTTAACAGGCAGCGAGAAGAAGAAGAATTATTTTGAACAGCTTACCAAGAAGAAGCTTGAAAACAGCGACTGGAGATTTCTTACAGCCGACAGTGCCACCATTGCTCAGTTAACAGACGCAGTCGGATTCAGGTACATAAAGCAGGATAATGAATTTATTCATTCGGCGGTGGTTACCTTGCTTTCACCAGAGGGTAAGATCACAAGATATCTTAATGGAACCGATTTTCTTCCGATGGATTTCAAACTCGGAATTATCGAAGCATCTGAAGGAAGGGTTGGGTCGACTATTTCAAAGATAGTAAGCCTGTGTTATAGTTATGACGCCGAAGGAAAACAATACGTACTGAACATTACACGCGTTGCAGGCGGCGGAATGGTTTTATTACTCGGAGTTTTTGTGGTTATATTAATAGTAAAGAAAAAGAAAAATTAA
- the nrfD gene encoding NrfD/PsrC family molybdoenzyme membrane anchor subunit, producing the protein MSTIDYTQELPAVEGRPSAKSIDDVISNPLDTKPGKLWKVLITITSLMLLTGSAALGWTFYKGIGVWGNNNPVGWGFDIVNFVFWVGIGHAGTLISAILFLLRQKWRTGIARFAEAMTIFAVMCAGIFPAIHTGRAWLDGYLFPYPNANHIWVNFTSPLLWDVFAVSTYFTVSLVFWYIGLMPDFATLRDRTTSKFKKIIYTVFSLGWRHSSRHWQHYEKAYMILAGFATPLVLSVHTIVSFDFAVSVIPGWHTTIFPPYFVAGAVFSGFAMVQNVLIFVRQAFNLKHIITINHLEKMNQIMLLTGTIVGYAYAMEFFIAWYSGNQFETFTFINRALGPYAWAYWTMVSCNVIFPQLFWFKKIRRAIIPMFILGIIVNIGMWFERFVIIVTSLSRDYLPSSWGMYTPTIYDFGILMMSFGLFFTLVLLFVKGLPSVSIAEVKAVIDGAQPSHKGGHH; encoded by the coding sequence GTGAGTACAATTGATTACACACAAGAATTACCAGCTGTTGAAGGCAGACCTTCTGCAAAGTCTATTGATGATGTAATATCAAATCCGCTTGATACAAAACCCGGCAAACTCTGGAAAGTTTTAATTACCATTACATCGCTGATGCTTCTTACAGGCTCGGCGGCTCTGGGATGGACTTTTTACAAGGGTATCGGAGTATGGGGCAACAATAATCCTGTCGGCTGGGGTTTTGACATCGTCAATTTTGTGTTCTGGGTTGGTATAGGTCACGCAGGAACACTTATCTCGGCAATTTTATTTTTGCTGAGGCAAAAATGGAGAACCGGCATAGCAAGGTTTGCGGAAGCGATGACGATATTTGCTGTTATGTGCGCGGGCATATTTCCTGCGATACACACGGGAAGGGCGTGGCTTGACGGATATTTATTCCCTTACCCGAATGCGAATCATATCTGGGTAAACTTTACATCGCCGTTATTATGGGACGTGTTTGCGGTTTCGACATACTTTACTGTATCGCTTGTTTTCTGGTATATAGGTTTAATGCCTGACTTTGCTACGCTCCGGGACAGAACAACGAGCAAATTTAAGAAAATAATTTACACAGTATTCAGTCTTGGCTGGAGGCATTCCTCACGACACTGGCAGCATTACGAAAAGGCATACATGATACTTGCAGGATTTGCGACACCGCTCGTTCTTTCGGTGCACACAATCGTATCTTTTGACTTTGCCGTATCGGTTATTCCCGGATGGCATACAACAATCTTCCCGCCGTACTTCGTTGCGGGTGCAGTGTTCTCGGGGTTTGCGATGGTACAGAACGTGTTAATATTCGTAAGGCAGGCGTTTAATTTAAAACATATTATTACGATAAACCATCTTGAGAAGATGAATCAGATAATGCTGCTTACAGGAACGATAGTAGGATATGCATACGCGATGGAATTCTTTATAGCTTGGTACAGCGGGAATCAGTTTGAAACTTTCACTTTTATCAATCGTGCTCTCGGACCTTATGCATGGGCGTACTGGACGATGGTTTCGTGCAACGTGATTTTCCCTCAACTTTTCTGGTTTAAGAAAATACGAAGAGCAATAATTCCAATGTTCATATTAGGAATTATTGTAAATATAGGCATGTGGTTTGAAAGATTTGTTATTATAGTAACATCGCTTTCACGTGACTATCTGCCTTCAAGCTGGGGAATGTACACACCTACAATTTACGACTTCGGAATACTGATGATGTCATTCGGTCTGTTCTTTACGCTTGTACTGCTGTTTGTGAAAGGACTACCGTCTGTTTCAATTGCGGAAGTAAAGGCGGTTATTGACGGTGCACAGCCTTCGCATAAAGGAGGGCATCACTAA
- a CDS encoding TAT-variant-translocated molybdopterin oxidoreductase, whose amino-acid sequence MSELKPSKDINYWRGFKELNNDPEFLKAKEDEFEEKSLSDKPTEFGTSLSRRTFLALMASSAALAATGCSNYRDKGAIIPYNKKPESITIGIPNFYASTCTACPNACGILIKTREGRPIKIDGNPEHPINKGKICATGQASIMNLYEPNRLKEPMVKSGNAFTTLNWLDADTKIIDELTKTAAAGKEISVISHTITSPTTKLLFEDFAKKYTTAKFYSYELINNSNKLNAIKKSFGKDGLPVVKWNEAKIILSLESDFLGKEGNFVEAQRLYTERRDVMKRQRSADSGQERKEFNKLYVVEGGFSLTGANSDYRIKLRTDAIEEFAYAIMNALTDNNTALDEIIKKYNLKKEVITSLVEDLKKNKTESFVTAGQNLPESTHIAVNKLNDMLGTTVYTKDSFSFPVVPLSAKTDIEALLGKMNSGGVGAVIHYDSNPVYHFSPDYKYAEALKKVNLVITLSETANETSELSNYTLAIHHNFEAWGDHKVRTGVMSMQQPVIAPIYKTRQKEAILLNWLAEKPDVFNEGMYLNYLKTNCEKTVYPSSGSKDNFKNFWTHSLHDGVITTNEVFDAALSFKPEGFSSTPVLKASANTVLMLNGSNYLYDGRFANNGWLQELPNPITKVVWDNYAAVSQDFAEQIGVKSNDMIEITAGGKTLTAPVMVQPGMASGVVTLDLGYGRTNAGPIGNGVGVNTINLISKNVPVSEWLYNDVKVSKATGTHELVSTQEHYPIDNERYNDIHLKREIIREGVYEEYVKNPKFLKEEIGEVKLFNIVPSYEFTTYKWAMSIDLNKCTGCNYCVAACNVENNIPVVGKEQVGKNREMMWMRIDRYYNGHSDDPSISFQPMLCQHCDNAPCENVCPVAATNHSFDGLNQMAYNRCVGTRYCSNNCPYKVRRFNYFNFRDNLADAYYESDSIGLMNNPEVTVRSRGVMEKCTFCVQRIMDEKQHATEQGRNINGDNVITACQEACPTNAIVFGDLTKKESDIAKYREHELGYHVLEEINVRPNVTYIAKLRNIKPEKKA is encoded by the coding sequence TTGTCAGAATTAAAGCCAAGCAAAGATATTAATTACTGGAGAGGGTTTAAGGAATTAAATAACGACCCTGAGTTTTTGAAGGCGAAAGAAGATGAGTTTGAAGAGAAATCACTCAGTGATAAGCCGACAGAATTCGGTACATCTTTAAGCAGGAGAACTTTTTTAGCGCTGATGGCTTCATCAGCAGCGCTTGCTGCAACAGGATGTTCAAACTACAGGGATAAGGGTGCTATAATTCCTTACAACAAAAAGCCGGAGAGCATTACTATCGGGATTCCGAATTTTTATGCATCTACGTGTACTGCCTGTCCGAATGCCTGCGGTATTTTAATCAAGACGAGAGAAGGAAGGCCTATAAAAATTGACGGCAACCCCGAACACCCTATAAACAAAGGAAAGATATGCGCTACGGGTCAGGCGAGCATAATGAACCTGTACGAGCCGAACAGATTGAAAGAACCGATGGTAAAAAGCGGAAATGCCTTTACAACATTGAACTGGCTTGATGCGGATACGAAGATAATTGATGAGCTTACCAAGACGGCTGCAGCGGGAAAAGAGATTTCAGTTATTTCACATACAATAACATCACCGACAACAAAACTTTTATTCGAAGATTTTGCGAAGAAATATACAACGGCTAAATTCTATTCATACGAACTTATTAACAACAGCAACAAGCTAAACGCGATAAAAAAGAGCTTCGGCAAGGACGGTCTGCCTGTTGTGAAATGGAATGAAGCGAAGATAATACTTTCTCTTGAGTCGGATTTCCTTGGCAAGGAAGGCAATTTTGTTGAGGCGCAGAGACTTTACACAGAAAGACGCGACGTGATGAAAAGACAGCGTTCAGCTGACAGCGGACAGGAAAGAAAGGAATTTAATAAACTGTATGTTGTTGAGGGCGGATTCAGTTTAACCGGTGCGAATTCAGACTACAGGATAAAACTCAGAACGGATGCGATTGAAGAGTTTGCTTACGCGATTATGAATGCTTTAACGGACAATAATACGGCACTCGATGAAATAATAAAGAAATACAACCTTAAGAAAGAAGTTATAACTTCTCTTGTTGAAGATTTAAAGAAAAACAAGACAGAATCGTTTGTAACAGCAGGGCAAAACCTTCCCGAATCAACACATATAGCAGTTAACAAGCTTAATGATATGCTTGGCACGACTGTTTATACGAAGGATAGTTTTTCGTTTCCCGTAGTACCGCTATCGGCAAAGACGGACATTGAGGCACTCTTAGGAAAAATGAATTCAGGAGGCGTAGGTGCGGTAATACACTATGATTCAAATCCTGTTTATCACTTCTCACCGGATTACAAATATGCGGAGGCGCTTAAGAAGGTTAATCTTGTTATAACGCTTTCAGAGACGGCAAACGAAACAAGCGAGCTGAGCAACTATACGCTTGCGATACACCATAACTTTGAAGCATGGGGCGACCATAAAGTAAGAACAGGTGTAATGAGTATGCAGCAACCCGTGATTGCGCCTATTTATAAGACCAGACAGAAAGAGGCAATTCTCCTGAACTGGCTTGCGGAGAAACCGGATGTTTTCAACGAAGGAATGTATTTGAACTATTTGAAAACGAACTGTGAAAAAACAGTATATCCTTCGTCAGGTTCAAAAGACAATTTCAAGAACTTCTGGACACATTCACTTCATGACGGGGTAATAACAACAAATGAGGTGTTTGATGCAGCGTTGAGTTTTAAGCCGGAAGGTTTTTCTTCAACACCTGTGCTGAAAGCTTCAGCGAACACGGTACTGATGCTTAACGGCAGTAACTATTTGTACGACGGAAGGTTTGCAAACAACGGATGGCTTCAGGAGCTTCCGAACCCAATTACAAAAGTTGTATGGGATAACTATGCAGCGGTATCGCAAGACTTTGCAGAACAGATTGGCGTAAAATCAAATGACATGATTGAAATAACGGCAGGCGGGAAAACTTTAACCGCACCCGTTATGGTACAGCCCGGGATGGCAAGCGGGGTTGTTACGCTTGACCTTGGTTACGGCAGAACGAATGCAGGTCCGATTGGAAACGGAGTAGGAGTAAACACAATAAATCTTATTTCAAAAAACGTCCCTGTTTCCGAATGGCTTTACAATGATGTAAAGGTGAGCAAGGCAACCGGAACGCACGAATTAGTTTCAACACAGGAGCATTATCCGATAGACAACGAAAGATACAATGATATACATTTAAAAAGGGAAATAATACGCGAGGGTGTTTACGAAGAATATGTAAAGAATCCGAAGTTCTTAAAAGAAGAAATCGGTGAAGTAAAACTTTTCAACATTGTTCCATCTTATGAATTTACAACATACAAATGGGCAATGTCTATCGACTTAAATAAATGCACGGGCTGCAATTACTGTGTTGCAGCATGCAACGTAGAGAACAACATTCCCGTTGTCGGCAAGGAGCAGGTTGGCAAGAACCGTGAGATGATGTGGATGCGAATTGACAGGTATTACAACGGACATTCCGACGATCCTTCAATTTCGTTCCAGCCGATGCTTTGCCAGCATTGCGACAATGCACCTTGCGAGAACGTCTGTCCTGTAGCGGCGACAAATCACAGCTTTGACGGTCTGAACCAGATGGCTTACAACAGATGCGTTGGCACAAGGTACTGCTCTAACAACTGTCCGTACAAGGTCAGAAGGTTTAACTACTTTAACTTCAGGGATAATCTTGCAGATGCATATTATGAAAGCGATTCAATAGGGTTGATGAACAATCCTGAAGTTACGGTTCGTTCAAGAGGCGTAATGGAAAAGTGCACATTTTGCGTACAAAGAATCATGGACGAAAAACAACACGCAACAGAGCAGGGAAGAAATATTAATGGTGACAACGTAATAACAGCGTGTCAGGAAGCTTGTCCCACGAATGCAATAGTATTCGGAGACCTGACGAAGAAAGAATCAGATATTGCAAAATACAGAGAGCATGAACTTGGTTATCACGTTCTGGAAGAAATAAACGTGAGGCCAAACGTTACTTATATAGCTAAACTTAGAAATATAAAACCGGAGAAAAAAGCGTAG
- a CDS encoding cbb3-type cytochrome c oxidase subunit I, with translation MNDVSYLKYQGKYKGLLGWILSTDHKRIAILYLVAIMVFFLVAMTFGFLMRFEMLSMGKTIIDPQTYNALFTLHGVIMIFLFIIPGIPAVFGNFFLPIMLGAKDVSFPRLNLLSWYFYIFGAFLVLISLFVGGGPIDTGWTFYVPYSLRTQANVSLAVFAAFVLGFSSILTGLNFIVTIHRMRCPGMGWFKMPLFAWGLYSTSWIQVLATPVLGITLLLIILERVFGVGIFDPALGGDPLLYQHLFWIYSHPAVYIMILPAMGLVSEIIPTFSRKDIFGYGPIAMSSLAIAFVGYLVWGHHMFSSGISDTSRAIFSFLTFVVAIPTGIKVFNWVATMYKGSIDARAPFLFVVAFIFIFSIGGLTGLVLGSLNTDIHLTDTYFVVAHFHYVMFGGMGLLFFAGFHYWFPKMFGKMYNEKVAKLGTLIFVIGFNTLYFPMFIMGYLGMPRRYYDYLPEYKIYHIISTVGSWILILGILILIINLLKALLSKEKTTEINPWGGTTLEWTVPSPPPLENFDEIPTVTHGPYYRDNLIKPEKSH, from the coding sequence ATGAACGACGTTTCTTATTTAAAATACCAAGGTAAATATAAAGGTCTGTTAGGATGGATTCTTTCTACTGACCATAAGCGGATTGCTATTCTTTATCTTGTGGCAATAATGGTTTTCTTTCTTGTTGCTATGACTTTCGGATTCCTTATGAGGTTCGAAATGTTATCGATGGGAAAAACAATCATTGACCCGCAAACTTATAATGCTTTGTTTACACTGCATGGGGTAATAATGATATTCCTGTTTATAATTCCCGGAATTCCTGCGGTGTTTGGCAACTTTTTTCTTCCGATTATGCTGGGAGCAAAGGATGTATCATTTCCCAGATTAAATCTGCTTTCGTGGTATTTTTACATTTTTGGTGCGTTTCTGGTGCTCATTTCTTTGTTTGTTGGCGGAGGACCGATAGATACAGGATGGACTTTCTACGTTCCTTACAGTCTTCGTACTCAGGCAAATGTTTCTCTTGCGGTATTTGCTGCGTTTGTCCTGGGTTTTTCATCAATATTAACCGGATTGAATTTTATTGTTACAATTCACAGGATGAGATGTCCGGGTATGGGATGGTTTAAGATGCCGTTGTTTGCATGGGGGCTTTACTCGACATCATGGATTCAGGTTCTCGCTACTCCTGTTCTTGGCATTACATTGTTATTAATAATATTAGAAAGAGTATTTGGCGTTGGAATATTTGACCCTGCTCTCGGCGGTGATCCTTTATTATATCAACATCTATTCTGGATATATTCGCACCCGGCAGTATATATTATGATATTACCTGCAATGGGTCTTGTCTCTGAAATCATACCGACATTTTCAAGGAAAGATATATTTGGTTACGGACCGATTGCAATGTCATCACTTGCCATTGCGTTCGTTGGTTATCTTGTCTGGGGACATCATATGTTTTCAAGCGGAATAAGCGATACATCGAGAGCAATATTCTCCTTTTTGACATTTGTTGTTGCCATACCAACGGGTATTAAAGTTTTTAACTGGGTTGCAACGATGTATAAAGGTTCTATAGATGCCCGCGCTCCGTTTCTGTTTGTTGTCGCGTTTATTTTTATTTTTTCAATAGGAGGATTAACGGGTCTTGTGCTGGGGTCGTTAAACACTGATATACATTTAACCGATACATATTTTGTGGTTGCACATTTTCACTATGTCATGTTTGGCGGCATGGGTCTGCTGTTTTTTGCGGGATTTCATTATTGGTTTCCCAAAATGTTTGGAAAAATGTACAATGAAAAAGTTGCAAAATTAGGCACGTTAATTTTTGTGATAGGATTTAACACGCTTTACTTTCCGATGTTTATAATGGGATATTTGGGTATGCCGAGAAGGTATTACGATTATTTACCCGAATATAAAATATATCATATTATTTCTACTGTAGGTTCATGGATTTTAATTCTTGGAATTTTAATTCTAATTATCAATCTTTTAAAAGCTCTTCTGAGCAAGGAAAAAACGACGGAAATAAATCCCTGGGGAGGCACAACGCTTGAGTGGACGGTTCCTTCACCACCCCCGCTTGAAAATTTTGATGAGATACCAACCGTGACACACGGACCATATTACAGAGATAATTTAATTAAACCGGAGAAAAGTCATTAA
- a CDS encoding quinol:cytochrome C oxidoreductase — protein MVYEKKELPDKVQKIGFLLTGIGLVLVLVSYFINPAREAFNNIIGLMFFGSIAIGALVLVALEYLSGAVWSTPFRRVSEFIASSLPIMLLFAIPLFFMMHTLFHWTHTEVVETDAILSGKTPYLNIPFFIGRTIGVVALFYVFYLVFVRNSTKQDTTKDQKLTKTNVKLSAVFMFFAGIGLTVLAVDWMMSLEPHWFSTIFGIYFISATLLAGLAATTFTAVSLNEGGYLVKGLTQDHYYSLGALMFAITNFWAYIAFSQFLLIWYANIPEETYWFVARWEGGWGFVSVLLMIARFAIPYAALLSQPSKSDPKNLQRVSIFILFAHFIDLYWLVMPTFSKTIVFGFYEIGFPILSIGIIMLVFYAQAKKKNLAPIGDPKLQRGIDFHL, from the coding sequence ATGGTTTACGAAAAGAAAGAGTTACCGGATAAAGTACAGAAGATAGGGTTTCTGCTTACGGGGATAGGGCTTGTCCTTGTTTTGGTCTCGTATTTTATAAACCCGGCACGAGAGGCATTTAATAATATAATAGGCCTTATGTTCTTCGGAAGTATAGCAATAGGGGCACTTGTACTTGTTGCGCTAGAATATCTTTCGGGTGCGGTTTGGAGCACACCATTCCGGAGAGTAAGCGAATTTATTGCTTCGTCGCTGCCGATAATGCTTTTGTTCGCAATACCGCTTTTCTTCATGATGCATACTTTGTTCCACTGGACGCATACAGAGGTAGTGGAAACAGATGCAATACTTTCAGGAAAGACGCCTTATCTGAATATTCCGTTTTTTATCGGCAGAACTATAGGTGTTGTTGCACTGTTTTACGTATTCTATCTTGTGTTTGTGAGAAACTCAACGAAGCAAGATACAACAAAAGACCAGAAGTTAACCAAAACAAACGTAAAGCTATCCGCGGTGTTTATGTTTTTTGCAGGAATCGGATTAACCGTTCTTGCAGTTGACTGGATGATGTCACTGGAGCCGCACTGGTTTTCAACAATATTCGGAATTTATTTTATTTCCGCGACACTTCTTGCAGGGCTTGCGGCAACGACATTTACAGCTGTTTCCCTGAATGAGGGAGGATATCTTGTTAAAGGACTTACTCAAGACCATTACTATTCGTTAGGTGCTTTGATGTTTGCGATTACAAACTTCTGGGCATACATTGCATTCAGCCAGTTTCTGCTAATATGGTATGCAAATATTCCCGAAGAAACATACTGGTTTGTAGCACGCTGGGAAGGCGGCTGGGGATTCGTATCGGTTCTGCTGATGATAGCACGTTTTGCGATACCGTATGCTGCACTGCTTTCACAGCCATCAAAATCAGATCCGAAAAATCTGCAGAGAGTGTCGATATTTATTCTGTTCGCACACTTTATCGACCTGTACTGGCTTGTTATGCCTACGTTCAGCAAGACTATAGTATTCGGGTTTTATGAGATTGGATTCCCTATACTTTCCATAGGAATAATCATGCTCGTATTTTATGCACAGGCAAAGAAAAAGAACCTTGCACCGATTGGCGACCCGAAACTGCAAAGAGGAATAGATTTTCATTTGTAA